A genomic window from Gossypium hirsutum isolate 1008001.06 chromosome D12, Gossypium_hirsutum_v2.1, whole genome shotgun sequence includes:
- the LOC107947000 gene encoding plant UBX domain-containing protein 8 → MARTDQEAIETFINITGASEAVAIEKLEEHGGDLNAAVNAHFSEGDRNTTRSTSTVVPVDDAMDIDDPIEDVPSRPAFPLLPASRTMNAFSLLDPNFRRSFFDGVSDFTTREPLVTHPREVREVPIEVKDSSEPSSRSGHAPFIEDVSETAPAHEPITNETIIVDEVDEDSTMLPGQQNNPSRDQHVTPSAPVFDNLPDYGNDIEEQMIRAAIEASKWDVEDLSDPGPPPNQPHVEEDAQLAEAVSLSLKTAEQEKALHDQGWSGTSEPEASKPADMQLGHLEVSNGRLMRGSSSIHDDAEDVEEQPLVRRRTRQASSGSGESVKEIGVVEASSPSNPGQQDAGNLPRNNGNAFPSDEWGGISSEEHDEAVMLEAAIFGGIPESRYHFAYAPHQFMRPEGSNTWRSPRPPSPSLAAQRLIREQQDDEYYASLQADREKELKAIEEAEARRLEEEAARKAALEEEQRKEEELRRKVEEEQECERQLAAKEASLPQEPAANEQNAVTLLVRMPDGSRRGRRFFKSDRLQSLYDFIDIGRGVKPGTYRLVRPYPRRAFSDEESSLTLNELGLTSKQEALFLELI, encoded by the exons ATGGCCAGAACTGATCAAGAAGCAATCGAGACTTTCATCAACATCACCGGGGCATCAGAAGCTGTTGCCATTGAAAAGCTTGAG GAGCATGGTGGTGATCTCAATGCAGCTGTAAATGCACATTTCAGCGAAGGAGATAGAAACAC CACAAGGTCAACGTCAACTGTAGTTCCTGTAGATGACGCCATGGATATAGATGATCCAATAGAAGATGTACCAAGCAGGCCAGCCTTTCCACTTCTTCCAGCATCTAGAACAATGAATGCATTCTCATTGCTTGATCCAAACTTTCGTagaagcttctttgatggtgttTCTGATTTTACAACTCGTGAACCATTGGTTACACATCCAAGAGAGGTGAGGGAGGTACCAATAGAGGTTAAGGATAGCAGTGAGCCATCAAGTCGTTCTGGTCATGCTCCGTTCATTGAGGATGTCTCTGAAACTGCACCAGCACATGAACCAATTACCAATGAGACTATTATAGTGGATGAAGTGGATGAGGATTCCACCATGCTGCCAGGTCAGCAGAATAATCCCTCCCGTGACCAACATGTTACACCCAGTGCTCCTGTCTTTGATAATTTGCCAGACTATGGTAATGACATTGAAGAACAAATGATTCGAGCTGCCATTGAGGCTTCCAAATGGGATGTTGAG GATTTAAGTGATCCTGGCCCTCCACCTAATCAGCCTCATGTGGAGGAGGATGCTCAACTTGCAGAAGCAGTTTCTTTGTCCTTGAAG ACAGCAGAGCAAGAGAAGGCATTGCATGACCAGGGTTGGTCCGGAACATCAGAACCCGAAGCTTCTAAACCAGCTGACATGCAACTTGGGCACCTGGAAGTCTCAAATGGGAG GTTAATGAGAGGAAGCTCTTCCATTCATGATGATGCCGAAGATGTAGAGGAGCAGCCTCTAGTTAGGCGCAGGACCAGACAGGCATCATCTGGCTCAGGGGAATCTGTGAAAGAAATTGGAGTTGTTGAGGCTAGCTCACCATCAAATCCTGGACAGCAAGATGCAGGCAATCTCCCACGGAACAATGGGAATGCCTTTCCTTCTGATGAG TGGGGAGGCATCTCCTCTGAGGAGCATGATGAGGCAGTCATGCTTGAGGCTGCAATATTTGGGGGAATCCCTGAAAGTAGATATCATTTTGCATATGCACCTCATCAGTTCATGCGACCTGAGGGATCCAATACCTGGCGTAGCCCTCGTCCTCCATCACCCTCTTTGGCAGCTCAACGCTTGATACGGGAACAGCAA GATGATGAGTATTATGCATCATTGCAAGCTGACAGagaaaaagagttgaaagcaatTGAAGAAGCCGAAGCTCGCCGTTTAGAGGAAGAAGCAGCTAGAAAAGCTGCTCTTGAAGAAGAACAGAGAAAAGAGGAAGAGCTTCGCAGGAAAGTGGAGGAGGAGCAG GAATGTGAGAGACAATTAGCTGCTAAAGAAGCTTCTCTGCCTCAAGAGCCAGCAGCCAACGAGCAAAACGCAGTAACCCTTCTTGTGCGAATGCCAGATGGCAGTCGCAGGGGCCGCCGGTTTTTCAAGTCTGATAGACTGCAG TCTCTATATGACTTCATCGATATTGGTAGAGGAGTGAAGCCAGGCACTTATAGACTG GTGAGGCCATACCCAAGGCGTGCTTTTAGTGATGAAGAGAGCAGTTTGACTCTAAATGAACTTGGGTTAACAAGCAAACAAGAAGCCCTATTCCTGGAGTTGATCTGA
- the LOC107944574 gene encoding scarecrow-like protein 28: protein MLAGCSSSTLVSPRHRLRSEASAQFQACHFPTSMSTQRLDLPCSFSRKDTSRSQPIRPVGLSVEKPTESKTSGCSLKQNIRLPPLTTTAHEGRREIKDEFWEKGKCLKRFAAEGFIDESVIDRRAKRKKGSCHNEISGDIHEGGGDNLSLGQLGAGEFWFQPSFAGHNAPQLPFSLTASGDEERVCFVPGEVISPPLPLSNNPWTESVITEITDVGEKDVETIHRPVKEASGSSTSSESYSLGLRLNEQGTEHEVGNGSGNPYPHEGTGVGVYREEEINHREHQGFELIHLLTACVEAIGSKNIAAINHYIAKLGDLASPRGSAISRLTAYYTEALTLRVTRLWPHIFHITTPRELDRVDDDNGTALRLLNQVSPIPKFFHFTSNEILLRAFEGKDRVHIIDFDIKQGLQWPSLFQSLASRANPPSHVRVTGIGESKQELNETGDRLSGFAEALNLPFEFHPVVDRLEDVRLWMLHVKEKETVAVNCVFQLHKTLYDGNGGALRDLLGLIRSTNPAVVVMAEQEAEHNVLSLEARVTNSLRYYSAIFDSIDSSLPMESPVRMKVEEMFAREIRNIIACEGSDRFERHESFEKWRKLMEQGRFRCIGISERELLQSQMLLKMYTCENYSVKKQGEDGGALTLSWLDQPLYSVSAWTPIDVAGSSSSFPQPN from the coding sequence ATGTTGGCTGGTTGTTCTAGTTCTACATTGGTGTCACCAAGGCATAGATTGAGGAGTGAAGCGTCAGCACAGTTTCAAGCTTGCCATTTCCCGACTTCAATGAGCACACAAAGATTGGACCTGCCATGTAGTTTTTCTCGCAAGGACACTTCAAGGTCGCAGCCTATTAGGCCTGTTGGCCTTTCTGTGGAGAAACCAACTGAATCCAAGACCAGCGGTTGTTCTCTCAAGCAGAATATCCGGCTGCCGCCATTGACTACTACTGCACATGAAGGGCGGAGAGAGATCAAGGATGAGTTTTGGGAGAAAGGTAAATGTTTGAAGAGGTTTGCTGCTGAAGGTTTCATTGATGAGTCAGTCATTGACAGGAGGGCAAAGAGGAAAAAGGGTAGCTGTCATAATGAGATCTCTGGTGATATTCATGAAGGCGGTGGTGATAATTTGAGTTTGGGCCAACTTGGTGCTGGTGAGTTTTGGTTTCAACCAAGTTTCGCAGGCCATAATGCTCCTCAACTTCCTTTCTCTCTCACTGCTTCAGGGGATGAAGAAAGGGTGTGTTTTGTGCCTGGTGAAGTGATATCACCGCCTTTGCCATTGTCTAACAATCCTTGGACCGAGTCAGTAATAACCGAAATCACTGACGTCGGGGAAAAGGATGTCGAGACAATCCATAGGCCGGTAAAGGAAGCTTCAGGATCGAGTACTTCTTCGGAGAGTTATAGTTTGGGACTTCGGTTAAACGAGCAAGGCACAGAACATGAAGTGGGCAATGGTTCAGGGAATCCTTACCCACATGAGGGTACTGGTGTGGGGGTTTATAGGGAGGAGGAGATCAACCATAGGGAGCATCAGGGGTTTGAGCTTATTCACTTACTTACAGCTTGTGTTGAAGCAATTGGATCAAAGAACATTGCTGCCATCAATCATTATATAGCTAAGTTGGGGGATCTTGCTTCTCCAAGAGGCAGTGCCATAAGCCGTCTAACTGCTTACTATACTGAAGCTTTGACTCTTCGAGTCACAAGGCTTTGGCCTCACATTTTTCATATCACAACCCCTCGTGAGCTTGATCGGGTTGATGATGATAATGGTACTGCATTGAGGCTCTTGAATCAGGTAAGCCCGATTCCAAAATTCTTTCACTTCACATCAAACGAGATATTGTTGAGAGCCTTCGAAGGGAAAGACAGGGTTCACATCATAGATTTCGACATCAAGCAAGGGCTTCAATGGCCTAGTTTGTTCCAGAGTTTAGCTTCAAGGGCTAATCCACCAAGCCATGTTAGAGTTACCGGAATCGGTGAGTCGAAGCAAGAACTAAATGAAACGGGAGACAGGCTCTCGGGATTTGCCGAGGCATTGAATTTGCCTTTCGAGTTCCATCCAGTTGTGGACAGGTTAGAAGATGTGAGGTTGTGGATGCTCCATGTAAAGGAGAAAGAGACAGTAGCTGTGAATTGTGTGTTTCAACTGCACAAGACACTTTATGATGGAAATGGAGGCGCTCTCAGGGACTTGTTGGGACTTATTCGTAGCACGAACCCTGCGGTGGTCGTCATGGCAGAACAAGAAGCTGAACATAATGTTCTAAGCTTAGAAGCAAGGGTGACCAATTCATTGAGGTACTACTCTGCCATATTTGATTCCATCGATTCAAGCCTTCCAATGGAGAGTCCAGTTAGGATGAAAGTAGAGGAGATGTTTGCAAGGGAAATCCGGAACATAATTGCTTGCGAAGGAAGTGATAGGTTCGAAAGGCACGAGAGTTTCGAAAAGTGGAGGAAGCTGATGGAGCAAGGAAGGTTCAGATGCATAGGGATTAGTGAGAGAGAATTGCTTCAGAGCCAAATGCTGTTGAAGATGTACACTTGTGAGAACTACAGTGTTAAAAAGCAAGGAGAAGATGGTGGGGCGCTTACTCTAAGTTGGTTAGATCAGCCACTTTATTCAGTCTCAGCTTGGACACCTATTGATGTTGCAGGCAGCTCATCCTCATTTCCTCAGCCAAATTGA